The following proteins are encoded in a genomic region of Amphiura filiformis chromosome 18, Afil_fr2py, whole genome shotgun sequence:
- the LOC140139102 gene encoding uncharacterized protein, whose translation MMVKTKSTRVKAPANLPAGEALHINCGSHDVGTSNPTGRVATDGGISRGAQFLKCKKPINIATSTMNTRTLKNPHKQLELCALAKKYRIEVLAIQEHRIVHSDNSELQFEDLPEGFQLITASAYRNKIGASIGGVGILLSSSAKRAMLSTTIITTYSPTNVSDEEDVEEHYKQLNAATKSVPAHNVLIIAGDFNARIGLDDAKFAYHQNTNRNGDFLLEFAQENNLIITNTTFQKKKSKLWTCVLPSGFRAQLDYVLIRKKWKNCVINTQAYNSFASTGSDHRIVTANIRLSLRANNKSPSKRVKYDWAKLATDPELQDRYTLEIKNRYSVLSDDNCADQTQKYNYLIQANKEAAEK comes from the exons ATGATGGTGAAAACTAAAagcaccagggttaaagcccctGCAAATCTTCCTGCTGGTGAAGCCCTTCACATCAATTGTGGAAGTCATGACGTTGGTACCTCAAATCCAACTGGAAGGGTGGCAACTGATGGCGGAATCAGCAGGGGAGCCCAATTTCTGAAATGTAAGAAACCAATTAATATTGCTACAAGTACAATGAATACAAGGACATTGAAAAACCCGCACAAACAACTTGAACTATGTGCATTAGCCAAGAAATACAGAATTGAGGTACTTGCTATCCAGGAGCACAGGATAGTTCACAGCGACAACAGTGAACTCCAATTTGAAGATCTCCCAGAAGGTTTCCAACTGATAACAGCCTCTGCCTACAGAAACAAGATAGGAGCATCAATAGGTGGAGTGGGCATTCTTCTTAGTTCATCTGCTAAGAGAGCCATGTTATCT ACTACCATAATTACTACCTACTCACCAACGAACGTCTCGGATGAAGAAGATGTTGAAGAACACTACAAACAGCTGAATGCAGCTACAAAATCTGTACCTGCTCATAACGTATTGATAATTGCAGGAGATTTTAATGCAAGAATTGGACTGGATGATGCAAAATTTGCATACCACCAAAACACAAACAGAAACGGAGACTTCCTACTTGAGTTTGCACAGGAGAACAACCTTATCATCACCAATACCACATTTCAGAAGAAGAAGTCAAAACTTTGGACATGTGTGCTGCCGAGTGGATTCAGAGCACAACTGGATTATGTTTTAATCAGGAAGAAGTGGAAAAATTGTGTAATTAATACACAAGCCTACAACTCTTTCGCCAGCACAGGTTCAGATCATAGGATAGTGACTGCAAACATCCGACTCAGTCTAAGAGCCAACAACAAATCACCTTCAAAGAGAGTGAAATATGATTGGGCCAAACTAGCAACAGACCCTGAACTTCAGGACAGGTATACTCTGGAGATTAAAAACAGATATTCTGTTTTATCTGATGATAATTGTGCAGaccaaacacaaaaatataattACCTGATTCAGGCCAACAAGGAGGCTGCTGAAAAGTAA